The Argentina anserina chromosome 3, drPotAnse1.1, whole genome shotgun sequence genome includes a region encoding these proteins:
- the LOC126789534 gene encoding thioredoxin O2, mitochondrial-like has translation MEAADQHATTMARRNSGFLLVRQLLANSLLPHHNNLPSYSIRTLSSFSKPQSSPGPNPPPNPKPSSNFPSFRSFSSSPAAPSNLVIIKTEEQLKSALSEAEDEYLPAVFYFTAVWCGPCRFIAPVIGELSEQYPHVTTFKIDIDEEGLGSTLDKFGISAVPRFHFFQNGKIAADVVGADAAHLKETFEQLYKPDL, from the exons ATGGAAGCAGCAGATCAACACGCAACAACTATGGCGAGAAGAAACTCAGGGTTTCTCCTGGTGCGCCAATTGCTTGCCAATTCCCTTCTTCCTCACCACAACAACCTCCCCTCCTATTCAATCCGAACCCTCTCTTCATTCTCAAAGCCCCAATCTTCACCAGGCCCAAATCCTCCTCCCAACCCAAAACCCTCCTCCAATTTCCCATCTTTTCGATCCTTCTCATCTTCCCCAGCTGCCCCCTCAAACCTTGTAATAATTAAGACCGAGGAACAACTGAAGAGCGCACTCAGCGAAGCTGAAG ATGAGTATCTGCCAGCTGTTTTTTACTTCACTGCGGTTTGGTGTGGGCCTT GCAGGTTCATAGCTCCAGTAATTGGGGAGCTGAGTGAGCAATACCCGCATGTGACAACATTTAAGATTGACATTGATGAG GAGGGCCTTGGAAGCACATTGGACAAGTTCGGTATTTCCGCTGTG CCAAGATTCCATTTCTTTCAAAACGGGAAAATAGCTGCTGACGTTGTTGGTGCTGATGCTGCACACTTGAAAGAAACTTTTGAACAACTTTACAA GCCGGACTTGTGA
- the LOC126789508 gene encoding copper-transporting ATPase RAN1 isoform X1 encodes MAPSLRDLQLTPLPKSSSSAGGDLEDVRLLDSYEKSGEGAEEEEGMRRAQVRVTGMTCAACSNSVEGALRSVNGVLTATVALLQNRADVVFDPRLVKEEEIKDAIEDAGFEAEVIPEPITNGAKQHGTLTGQFSIGGMTCAACVNSVEGILKGLPGVKRAVVALATSLGEVEYDPTVISKDDIVNAIEDAGFDGSLVQSSEQDKIILGVAGMFTEIDARVLEAILSNLKGVRQFRLDRISRELEILFDPEVVTSRSLVDGIEGASNGKFKLQVANPYTRMTCKDVDEAAKMFRLFISSLVLSVPVFLIQVVCPHIPLLYSLMLWRCGPFEMGDWLKWALVSVVQFVIGKRFYIAAGRALRNGSTNMDVLVALGTSASYFYSVCALLYGAVTGFWSPTYFETSAMLITFVLLGKYLECLAKGKTSDAIKKLIELAPATALLLVKDKGGRYVGEREIDALLIQPGDTLKVLPGTKVPADGTVVWGSSYVNESMVTGEAIPVSKEVNSLVIGGTINLHGALHIQVTKVGSDTVLHQIINLVETAQMSKAPIQKFADFVASIFVPTVVALSLLTFLCWYAAGAFGAYPDQWLPKNGNHFVFALMFSISVVVIACPCALGLATPTAVMVATGVGANNGVLIKGGDALERAQKVNYVIFDKTGTLTQGKATVTAVKVFTGMDRGYFLKLVASAEASSEHPLGKAIVEYARHFHFFDESSVTNDATNQSKELVISGWLYDVSDFFALPGRGIQCLIDGKIILVGNRKLMTESGIDIPTDVENFVVELEESAKTGILVAYEGNLVGVLGVADPLKREAAIVIEGLGKMGVIPVMVTGDNWRTAQAVAKEVGIKDVRAEVMPAGKADVVRSFQKDGSIVAMVGDGINDSPALAVSDVGMAIGAGTDIAIEAADYVLMRNNLEDVITAIDLSRKTFTRIRLNYVFAMAYNVIAIPIAAGVFFPTLGIMLPPWVAGACMAMSSVSVVCSSLLLRRYRKPRLTAILEIVVE; translated from the exons ATGGCGCCGAGCCTCAGGGACCTCCAGCTCACGCCGCTCCCCaagtcctcctcctccgccggcgGAGACCTCGAGGACGTGAGGCTTTTGGATTCGTACGAGAAATCCGGAGAGGGAGCtgaagaggaggaggggaTGCGGAGGGCTCAGGTTAGAGTCACGGGGATGACGTGTGCTGCTTGCTCTAATTCCGTCGAAGGCGCTCTCCGCTCCGTCAATGGCGTCCTCACCGCCACCGTGGCTTTGCTTCAGAACCGCGCCGACGTCGTTTTTGATCCCCGCTTGGTCAAG GAAGAAGAGATAAAAGATGCAATTGAAGATGCCGGGTTTGAGGCAGAGGTTATACCTGAGCCCATTACAAACGGTGCAAAGCAGCATGGAACCCTGACGGGTCAGTTTTCGATAGGAGGTATGACATGTGCAGCTTGTGTGAACTCTGTTGAAGGTATTCTTAAAGGGCTCCCTGGGGTCAAGAGAGCTGTAGTAGCTTTAGCTACTTCACTAGGAGAAGTGGAGTATGATCCTACTGTAATTAGTAAAGATGACATAGTCAATGCCATTGAAGATGCTGGTTTTGACGGATCGCTTGTACAGAGTAGTGAGCAGGATAAAATTATACTGGGAGTTGCTGGCATGTTCACTGAGATAGATGCACGGGTTTTAGAAGCCATACTCAGCAACTTGAAAGGGGTGAGACAGTTTCGTCTTGACAGGATTTCAAGAGAACTTGAAATCCTGTTTGATCCTGAAGTTGTCACTTCTAGATCCTTGGTTGATGGGATTGAGGGGGCTAGCAATGGGAAGTTCAAACTCCAAGTAGCAAACCCTTATACAAGAATGACTTGCAAAGATGTTGATGAAGCTGCAAAAATGTTTCGGCTTTTCATTTCCAGCCTGGTTCTCAGT GTTCCTGTCTTTCTCATTCAAGTAGTTTGTCCTCACATTCCACTTCTGTATTCATTAATGCTCTGGAGATGTGGCCCCTTCGAAATGGGTGATTGGTTGAAGTGGGCGTTGGTGAGTGTTGTTCAATTTGTAATCGGGAAGCGCTTCTACATTGCAGCTGGAAGAGCTCTACGAAATGGTTCCACTAATATGGATGTTCTGGTTGCCCTGGGAACTTCAGCCTCTTACTTCTACTCTGTTTGTGCACTCCTATACGGTGCAGTTACTGGATTTTGGTCTCCCACATACTTCGAAACAAGTGCCATGCTAATAACATTTGTACTGTTGGGTAAGTATCTGGAATGTCTTGCAAAAGGAAAGACATCAGATGCTATCAAGAAGTTGATAGAACTTGCTCCAGCTACAGCTTTGTTGCTTGTCAAAGATAAAG GTGGGAGATATGTTGGAGAAAGGGAAATTGATGCTCTGCTAATTCAGCCCGGAGATACACTGAAAGTTCTTCCTGGTACAAAAGTTCCTGCTGATGGTACGGTTGTGTGGGGTTCAAGTTATGTAAATGAGAGTATGGTCACCGGTGAAGCTATACCTGTTTCAAAGGAAGTCAACTCATTAGTTATTGGGGGAACAATAAATTTACATGGTGCCCTTCACATTCAAGTTACAAAAGTTGGATCTGATACAGTTTTACATCAGATAATTAATTTGGTGGAGACAGCTCAAATGTCCAAAGCTCCTATTCAGAAATTTGCTGATTTT GTTGCTAGCATCTTTGTTCCTACTGTAGTTGCATTGTCATTGTTGACGTTTTTGTGCTG GTACGCTGCTGGAGCCTTTGGAGCTTACCCAGACCAGTGGCTCcccaaaaatggaaatcacTTTGTTTTTGCCCTTATGTTTTCCATATCAGTTGTGGTCATTGCATGCCCCTGTGCACTTGGCTTGGCAACACCAACTGCTGTCATGGTTGCGACAGGGGTTGGTGCTAACAATGGTGTGCTGATAAAAGGAGGGGATGCTTTGGAAAGAGCTCAAAAGGTTAACTACGTGATATTTGATAAAACAGGCACCCTAACCCAAGGAAAGGCTACAGTGACTGCTGTAAAAGTTTTCACTGGAATGGATCGTGGATATTTTCTCAAGTTGGTGGCTTCTGCCGag GCTAGCAGTGAACACCCACTGGGCAAAGCAATAGTTGAATATGCACGCCATTTTCACTTCTTTGATGAGTCTTCTGTAACCAATGATGCAACAAATCAAAGCAAGGAGCTTGTGATCTCTGGATGGCTTTATGATGTCTCAGATTTCTTTGCTTTGCCAGGTCGAGGCATCCAGTGTTTAATAGATGGAAAAATTATTCTG GTTGGTAATAGAAAATTGATGACTGAAAGTGGGATCGACATTCCAACTGATGTTGAGAACTTTGTAGTAGAATTGGAAGAAAGTGCAAAGACAGGCATACTCGTCGCATATGAAGGCAATTTAGTTGGAGTATTGGGGGTTGCTGACCCACTAAAAAGAGAAGCTGCCATAGTCATAGAGGGACTTGGTAAGATGGGTGTCATACCAGTTATGGTTACAGGAGATAATTGGAGGACAGCACAAGCTGTTGCTAAGGAG GTTGGCATCAAAGATGTGCGAGCAGAGGTAATGCCGGCTGGAAAAGCTGATGTTGTACGTTCAtttcaaaaagatggaagcaTAGTCGCGATGGTTGGTGATGGAATCAATGATTCTCCTGCCCTAGCTGTTTCTGATGTCGGTATGGCAATAGGAGCAGGAACAGATATTGCAATTGAAGCAGCTGACTATGTATTGATGAGAAATAATTTGGAGGATGTGATCACAGCCATTGATCTCTCAAGAAAGACCTTCACTCGTATTCGGTTGAATTATGTGTTTGCCATGGCCTACAACGTGATAGCTATTCCTATTGCTGCAGGGGTTTTCTTCCCTACACTGGGGATCATGTTGCCGCCATGGGTAGCCGGTGCATGCATGGCTATGTCATCTGTAAGTGTTGTATGCTCCTCTTTGCTCCTTAGGAGATATAGAAAACCCCGACTGACTGCCATACTGGAAATAGTTGTAGAGTAG
- the LOC126789508 gene encoding copper-transporting ATPase RAN1 isoform X2, giving the protein MTCAACVNSVEGILKGLPGVKRAVVALATSLGEVEYDPTVISKDDIVNAIEDAGFDGSLVQSSEQDKIILGVAGMFTEIDARVLEAILSNLKGVRQFRLDRISRELEILFDPEVVTSRSLVDGIEGASNGKFKLQVANPYTRMTCKDVDEAAKMFRLFISSLVLSVPVFLIQVVCPHIPLLYSLMLWRCGPFEMGDWLKWALVSVVQFVIGKRFYIAAGRALRNGSTNMDVLVALGTSASYFYSVCALLYGAVTGFWSPTYFETSAMLITFVLLGKYLECLAKGKTSDAIKKLIELAPATALLLVKDKGGRYVGEREIDALLIQPGDTLKVLPGTKVPADGTVVWGSSYVNESMVTGEAIPVSKEVNSLVIGGTINLHGALHIQVTKVGSDTVLHQIINLVETAQMSKAPIQKFADFVASIFVPTVVALSLLTFLCWYAAGAFGAYPDQWLPKNGNHFVFALMFSISVVVIACPCALGLATPTAVMVATGVGANNGVLIKGGDALERAQKVNYVIFDKTGTLTQGKATVTAVKVFTGMDRGYFLKLVASAEASSEHPLGKAIVEYARHFHFFDESSVTNDATNQSKELVISGWLYDVSDFFALPGRGIQCLIDGKIILVGNRKLMTESGIDIPTDVENFVVELEESAKTGILVAYEGNLVGVLGVADPLKREAAIVIEGLGKMGVIPVMVTGDNWRTAQAVAKEVGIKDVRAEVMPAGKADVVRSFQKDGSIVAMVGDGINDSPALAVSDVGMAIGAGTDIAIEAADYVLMRNNLEDVITAIDLSRKTFTRIRLNYVFAMAYNVIAIPIAAGVFFPTLGIMLPPWVAGACMAMSSVSVVCSSLLLRRYRKPRLTAILEIVVE; this is encoded by the exons ATGACATGTGCAGCTTGTGTGAACTCTGTTGAAGGTATTCTTAAAGGGCTCCCTGGGGTCAAGAGAGCTGTAGTAGCTTTAGCTACTTCACTAGGAGAAGTGGAGTATGATCCTACTGTAATTAGTAAAGATGACATAGTCAATGCCATTGAAGATGCTGGTTTTGACGGATCGCTTGTACAGAGTAGTGAGCAGGATAAAATTATACTGGGAGTTGCTGGCATGTTCACTGAGATAGATGCACGGGTTTTAGAAGCCATACTCAGCAACTTGAAAGGGGTGAGACAGTTTCGTCTTGACAGGATTTCAAGAGAACTTGAAATCCTGTTTGATCCTGAAGTTGTCACTTCTAGATCCTTGGTTGATGGGATTGAGGGGGCTAGCAATGGGAAGTTCAAACTCCAAGTAGCAAACCCTTATACAAGAATGACTTGCAAAGATGTTGATGAAGCTGCAAAAATGTTTCGGCTTTTCATTTCCAGCCTGGTTCTCAGT GTTCCTGTCTTTCTCATTCAAGTAGTTTGTCCTCACATTCCACTTCTGTATTCATTAATGCTCTGGAGATGTGGCCCCTTCGAAATGGGTGATTGGTTGAAGTGGGCGTTGGTGAGTGTTGTTCAATTTGTAATCGGGAAGCGCTTCTACATTGCAGCTGGAAGAGCTCTACGAAATGGTTCCACTAATATGGATGTTCTGGTTGCCCTGGGAACTTCAGCCTCTTACTTCTACTCTGTTTGTGCACTCCTATACGGTGCAGTTACTGGATTTTGGTCTCCCACATACTTCGAAACAAGTGCCATGCTAATAACATTTGTACTGTTGGGTAAGTATCTGGAATGTCTTGCAAAAGGAAAGACATCAGATGCTATCAAGAAGTTGATAGAACTTGCTCCAGCTACAGCTTTGTTGCTTGTCAAAGATAAAG GTGGGAGATATGTTGGAGAAAGGGAAATTGATGCTCTGCTAATTCAGCCCGGAGATACACTGAAAGTTCTTCCTGGTACAAAAGTTCCTGCTGATGGTACGGTTGTGTGGGGTTCAAGTTATGTAAATGAGAGTATGGTCACCGGTGAAGCTATACCTGTTTCAAAGGAAGTCAACTCATTAGTTATTGGGGGAACAATAAATTTACATGGTGCCCTTCACATTCAAGTTACAAAAGTTGGATCTGATACAGTTTTACATCAGATAATTAATTTGGTGGAGACAGCTCAAATGTCCAAAGCTCCTATTCAGAAATTTGCTGATTTT GTTGCTAGCATCTTTGTTCCTACTGTAGTTGCATTGTCATTGTTGACGTTTTTGTGCTG GTACGCTGCTGGAGCCTTTGGAGCTTACCCAGACCAGTGGCTCcccaaaaatggaaatcacTTTGTTTTTGCCCTTATGTTTTCCATATCAGTTGTGGTCATTGCATGCCCCTGTGCACTTGGCTTGGCAACACCAACTGCTGTCATGGTTGCGACAGGGGTTGGTGCTAACAATGGTGTGCTGATAAAAGGAGGGGATGCTTTGGAAAGAGCTCAAAAGGTTAACTACGTGATATTTGATAAAACAGGCACCCTAACCCAAGGAAAGGCTACAGTGACTGCTGTAAAAGTTTTCACTGGAATGGATCGTGGATATTTTCTCAAGTTGGTGGCTTCTGCCGag GCTAGCAGTGAACACCCACTGGGCAAAGCAATAGTTGAATATGCACGCCATTTTCACTTCTTTGATGAGTCTTCTGTAACCAATGATGCAACAAATCAAAGCAAGGAGCTTGTGATCTCTGGATGGCTTTATGATGTCTCAGATTTCTTTGCTTTGCCAGGTCGAGGCATCCAGTGTTTAATAGATGGAAAAATTATTCTG GTTGGTAATAGAAAATTGATGACTGAAAGTGGGATCGACATTCCAACTGATGTTGAGAACTTTGTAGTAGAATTGGAAGAAAGTGCAAAGACAGGCATACTCGTCGCATATGAAGGCAATTTAGTTGGAGTATTGGGGGTTGCTGACCCACTAAAAAGAGAAGCTGCCATAGTCATAGAGGGACTTGGTAAGATGGGTGTCATACCAGTTATGGTTACAGGAGATAATTGGAGGACAGCACAAGCTGTTGCTAAGGAG GTTGGCATCAAAGATGTGCGAGCAGAGGTAATGCCGGCTGGAAAAGCTGATGTTGTACGTTCAtttcaaaaagatggaagcaTAGTCGCGATGGTTGGTGATGGAATCAATGATTCTCCTGCCCTAGCTGTTTCTGATGTCGGTATGGCAATAGGAGCAGGAACAGATATTGCAATTGAAGCAGCTGACTATGTATTGATGAGAAATAATTTGGAGGATGTGATCACAGCCATTGATCTCTCAAGAAAGACCTTCACTCGTATTCGGTTGAATTATGTGTTTGCCATGGCCTACAACGTGATAGCTATTCCTATTGCTGCAGGGGTTTTCTTCCCTACACTGGGGATCATGTTGCCGCCATGGGTAGCCGGTGCATGCATGGCTATGTCATCTGTAAGTGTTGTATGCTCCTCTTTGCTCCTTAGGAGATATAGAAAACCCCGACTGACTGCCATACTGGAAATAGTTGTAGAGTAG